GAAATAATGCATGTCGAGAATGTTAAAAGTACGGTCAAGTTCAAATCGCTAAACCCACATGAAATTGAAGAATATGTTAATACCAAGGAGCCTTCGGATAAAGCTGGCGGTTACGCAGCACAGGGAATCGGGGCATTTATGATAGAAGAAATTCACGGCTCATTCACAAACATAGTAGGTCTCCCTCTTTCAAGTTTATCGAACGCACTTAAAAATCTAGGAATCATATAAACATTGTTAATAAAGATGGAAATAGCACAGTCCCTACAGGGCATTCAGGAGAAAATTTTTAGAGCCGCACTCAGGGCTAAAAGAAACCCCACTGGGATTAGAATTGTTGCTGTTACCAAGACCGTGAATCACGAAAGGGTCATAGAGGCCTATAACGCGGGTATCGATACCTTTGGTGAAAGCTATGCACAGGAGTTTAGAGATAAGTACAAAATCGTCGAGTCAATATTAGGACGAAAAGTAAAATGGCATTTTGTAGGGCGGATCCAGAGAAATAAGGTGAAATATATTGTCGGTAAGGTTGATCTTATACACTCACTTGATAATATTAAGGTTGCTGATGAAATCGACTGGAGAGCAGAAAAGCTGGGAATCACTGTTCAAGCTTTAGTTGAGGTAAATGCCGGTGAAGAGTCAAAAGCTGGAGTCAATTTTGGAAATGTTAAGGAATTTCTCGAAAATCTCAGAAAATTACACAACATTGAAATAGAAGGATTAATGATTATGGCTCCTTATTTTGATGAGCCAGAAATGTCAAGGCCCTACTTCAGGAAACTAAGGGAATTGAGGGATGGATTAAAAAAGGATTTCCCAAAACTAAACCAGCTTTCGATGGGAATGAGCGCGGATTTTGAAATTGCAATCGAAGAAGGATCAACAATTGTAAGAATAGGAACCGCTATTTTCGGACCAAGACCTCAATAGATGAAAAACCTTTACAACAAGCCATTATCAAGGGAGTATTAAACTGGAGGAAAAATGAAAAAATTAGGATTCATCGGGGCTGGTCACATGGCCGAAGCCCTTTTAAAGGGGCTGATTACATCCGGACTATACAGAAAAGATCAGATCATAGTCAGTGACATCGATCCGAAAAGACTTCAACTAATTTCATCAGGCTACGGCGTGAATATCACAGCCAATAACAAAGAGATATTGAAACAGGCAGACATGATCATCCTGGCGGTAAAACCCGACGTAATCGAAGACGTATTGAAGGAAATAAAGGGATCATTAAACTCAAGTAAGATCCTAATTTCAATCGCGGCTGGTATCACCACTTCCTTAATCTCTAAGACAATAAAGAAAAAAGTAAAGTTGGTTCGTGCGATGCCCAATACACCTGCACTTGTACAAATGGGCGCAACCGCCCTTCATTTCAATTCACTGTTAAACCGAAAAGAGAAAGAATTAATCAAGGAAATTTTTGAATCTGTAGGCACTGTGGATTTAGTAGATAACGAAAAGCTACTCGACGCTGTTACCGGTCTCAGCGGCAGTGGTCCAGCATTTGTCGCGATGTTCATCGACGCACTTTCGGATGGAGGTGTCAAGATGGGGCTCACAAAAC
Above is a window of Thermodesulfobacteriota bacterium DNA encoding:
- a CDS encoding YggS family pyridoxal phosphate-dependent enzyme, producing MLIKMEIAQSLQGIQEKIFRAALRAKRNPTGIRIVAVTKTVNHERVIEAYNAGIDTFGESYAQEFRDKYKIVESILGRKVKWHFVGRIQRNKVKYIVGKVDLIHSLDNIKVADEIDWRAEKLGITVQALVEVNAGEESKAGVNFGNVKEFLENLRKLHNIEIEGLMIMAPYFDEPEMSRPYFRKLRELRDGLKKDFPKLNQLSMGMSADFEIAIEEGSTIVRIGTAIFGPRPQ
- the proC gene encoding pyrroline-5-carboxylate reductase — translated: MKKLGFIGAGHMAEALLKGLITSGLYRKDQIIVSDIDPKRLQLISSGYGVNITANNKEILKQADMIILAVKPDVIEDVLKEIKGSLNSSKILISIAAGITTSLISKTIKKKVKLVRAMPNTPALVQMGATALHFNSLLNRKEKELIKEIFESVGTVDLVDNEKLLDAVTGLSGSGPAFVAMFIDALSDGGVKMGLTKHMALRLAAQTVYGTAKLVLEGGLHPAEFKDRVSSPGGTTIEGIHQLELYGFRGSVISAVESAALRSRELARGEYR